The Arachis duranensis cultivar V14167 chromosome 9, aradu.V14167.gnm2.J7QH, whole genome shotgun sequence genomic sequence caagcTGCTTCTTGAGTCCTAGTAGGATGACCTTGTTTGCAGACTCGACCTGGCCGTTTGTCTGAGGGTGCTCTACTGAGGAGAATTTTTGTTTTATGCCTAGGCCGGCgaggaattctgtgaacttCTTGTCGGTGAACTGCGTCCCGTTGTCCGAGATGACGGTTTCCAAAATGCCGAACCAGGTTATTACTTGTCTCCACATGAACTTCCTGTGGTTGGATGAGGAAATGCTGGCCAGTGGCTCggcctctatccatttggtgtagtagtcGATGGCGACTATGAGGTACTTGACCTGCCCTGGACCAACTGGGAAAGGTCCCCAAAGGTCGATTCCCCATTGCGAGAAAGGTCGGGAAGACATTAACAGGCTTAGTTCCGAAGCTGGTGCTTTGTGAAAGTTGGCATTCTTTTGACACTTAACGCATTTCCTCACGAATTCTTTAGAATCTGCCATCATCGACGGCCAGTAATATCCTGCTCGGATTAGCTTCCTAGCTAGGGCGTTGCCCCCTATATGGTGGCCGCAGCATCCTTCGTGGACTTCTCTGAGCACGTAGTCCGTCTGGTCGGGATATAGGCACTTCAGTAGGGGCTGACTGAGTCCTTTTTTGAACAACTGTCCCTGAATGATAGCGTACTTGGCCGCCTCCCTTCTCAATGTTTTAGCACCTTTTTCATCGTCAGGGAGTTTGCCGCTTTCCAGGAAGCTAGTGATGGGGTCTAACCAAGAGGGGCTTAGTCTTGATAGGTGTAGGGTAACTGCTGGCTCTTTCATCATGCCCTGAATGAGAGACCGGTTGCTTTCTCCCGGTTTCGTGCTGGCCAACTTGGATAGGAGGTCTGCCCGCGTGTTTCTTTCCCTTAGGACGTGTTGGACCGTGATCTCCTCGAATGCCTTGCTCAATTCCTTGACTTTTtccaaatatttttgtaatagcGAGTCTCTGGCTTGGTAACTCCCGTTTACTTGCGAGGTAACGACCTGTGAATCGCTGCATATCTCCAGCCTTGTCGCTCCAACTTCCTTTGCCAGGGCTAAGCCTCCTAGGAGAGCTTGtattctgcttgattgttcGAAACGGGAAACTCGAACTTGATCGACTGCTCGTATATGACCCCAGCCGGGCTCTCGAGGATGATCCCGGCACCCCCGGACGTTTGGTTGGAGGCCCCGTCAACATGAAGCTTCCACCGTATGTCCGTCTCTTCGGTTGGAACCCCCATCACTTCTACCAGGAAGTCTGCCATTGCTTGCGCCTTGATCGCATGCCGAAATTTGTACCGTATGTCATATTGGGAGAGCTCAATGGACCAAGTCATCATCCTTCCCGCTAAATCGGGTTTTTGGAGTAATTGTCGGATTCCTTGGTCCGTTCTAATGACAATCTGGTGGCCTTTGAAGTATTATTTTAATCTTCGAGAAGAGGTCAGGAGCGCCAAAGCTAGCTTCTCCAATTTGCTGTACCTCAGGTCCGCCCCTTGTAGGGCTCTGCTCACAAAATAGACTGGTTGTTGAGCCTTCTCCTCCTCTCGTACCAAAACCGTTGCCAGCGCTTCCCCCGTTATGGCTAGGTATAGGTATAGCGGCTCTCCAGCTTTGGGTTTTCTGAGCACCGGGGGTGTTGCTAGGATTTCTTTGAAGTGTCTGAATGCTTCCTCGCATGCAGGAGTCCATTCAAATGCTATTCCTTTTCTCATCAGATTGAAGAAGGGTAGGGCCTTTGCTGCCGATGCTCCGAGGAAGCGGGATAATGAGGTGAGGCGACCTGCTAGTCTCTGAACATCCTTGACACAGCCCGAGCTCTTCATTTGGAGTATTGCTTGGCATTTCTCGAGATTGGCTTCCACTCCCCTTTGGGTTATCATGAATCCTAGGAATTTTCCGGCTTCCATGGCAAAAGCACATTTGAGGGAGGTTGAGCCTCATGCCGTGTTGTCGGAGACTCACAAATACACTTCCCAGGTCGCTCAGGAGGTTGTCTGGCTGTGTAGTCTTTGCGAGGATGTCGTCTATGTAGACTTCCACTGTCTTGCCTATGAGGCTGCCAAATttttgttcatcagcctttgatatGTTGCCCCTGCATTTTTCAGGCCGAATGGCATCACCTTGTAGCAATAGGTTCCCCCGAGGGTTATGAATGTTGTCTTGTCCTCGTCGGGTCGGTGCATCGGTATTTGATTGTAGCCGGAATAGGCGTCCATGAAGCTCAGATAACCGTATCCCGCCACCGCGTCGACGAGCGCATCTATGTTGGGAAGGGGGAAATAGTCCTTGGGGCATACTTTGTTGAGGTCGGAATAGTccacgcacattctccatttgccacTGTGCTTCTTTACCAGAACTACATTTGACAGCCAGGTCGAGTAGTCTAGTTATCGTATGAAACTTGCTTATAGGAGGCTGGCCGTTTGCCTGGCCACTTTCTCTACTCTCTCCTGGGACATCTTCCTCCTCCTTTGGGCCACTGGACGGGTGTCCGGCTTGATAGCCAGGTGATGCGACATGACTTGGGGGTCTATGCCCGGTATATCGGCTGGTGTCCAAGTGAATAGATCTCTATTGGCCCTGATCATTCTTACTAGAGGCTCTTTCAACTCATGTGGGAGGTTCTATTAACAAACATGAACATTTCCTCCGTGTCACCGACCCTGAACTTTTCCAAGTCCCCCTCTGGTTCTGGTCTTGGCTTGTCATCAACTCTGGCGTCTAAGTCAGCAAGAAACACTCTAGACGCTTCTTTAGACTTTTTCCTCAGGGAGAGGCTGGCGTTGTCGCAAGCGACTGCCGTTTCCAGATCTCCTCTTACAGATCCTACAGATCCGTCATCAGCAACAAACTTCATAACCAGCATCTTCGTGTTGATGACCGCTTCGACATCGTTAATCGTTTTCCTTCCCAAGATGATGTTCTAGGCAGTGGAGTCCCGTAGAACCACGAACTCGGCCATTATTAACCTTCGGCCTTGTCCCTATCCTACGAAAACCGGCAGAGCTATTACCCCATCTGGCTTGATGAAATGATCGCCCAGCCCAATGACCCCGTGCCGGTGGGTCGATAGGTCGGCGTCTTGTAACCCCAATGCATCAAACATGTTGCGAAACATAATGTTCGAGTCTGCTCCCGTATCCACAAGGATTCGTTTGACGAGGCCGGTCCCCACCCTGGCCGTGATGACCATGGGTGGGTTTTCAGGGCCTCGTCAAACCATTGATCTTCTGAGCCGAAAGAGATAGATGGAGGCTTCTTGGAACTTCGCTCCGACGAAGAGGAGACTGCCAGGAGCTTGGCGTCTTTCTTGTGTGCCGATCTCGATTACGGCACAGTGTTTTTGGCGGTTAGCACGTTTATCACAGTGAGGCCGTGGTCATTGTCTTCTGGCTCTTGTCGTCGTTTCGCCGATCGAGCCTTGCCTTCCTCATACTGGTCTCGATGTCGTCTCCTCGGCTCCCTGATTAGATGGGAGAATTCGGTCAGGTCGAAGCAGTCTTGTATTTGGTGCCCATAGCCCTTATGGTAGTCGCAGTAGAAGCTCTTATTTCCCCCGGTACGGTTCTTGAGTGGTCGGGGCTTCGACAAGATTCCTTTCTCGGCTATTTGCTGATAAACTTCCATAATGGGGAGGGTTAGTGGTGTGTAATTGGTGAATTTTCCGACCTGGGGAAACGGTCTAGGTGCCTTGCTCGATCCTCCATCTTTGGCATGCTCATTCTGCCTTCCTCCGTCACCTTGTTGCTTGGGTTGGTTGTAGGAGGGCTACTGTTTGTTAGCAGCCATGACTTGGCTGAATTCCTCATTATTTATGTATTCCTTCGCTACGGTTTGGATTTCGTGCATCGCCCAAACCGGCTTTGTGGTGAGGTGTTTTTGGAAGTCCTCGTTGAGGAGGCCGTTCGTCAGACAAAGGCTGGCCACCGAGTTGGTTAAGCCGTCGATTTCTAAACATTCGTCGTTGAACCGGTCCAGGTATTTCCTGGTCGGCTCCCCAGGCCTCTGGGATACCCCAAGTAGGTTAATTGGATACTTCACCTTTGCTATCCGGGTTGTGAATTGAGCTAAAAAGGCACGACTGATGTCCGAATACTCATAGATGGATCCCTGCGGGAGGCCGTTAAACCACCGAATCGCGGGTCCTGCCAGGGTGACCGGGAAGGCGTGGCACCTCACCTCGTCTCCTACTCCCTCCAGATTCATTCTAGCCTCAAAGGCTGTGAGGTGTTCCAGAGGGTCCTGGGTTCCATCGTACCTCATGTCTGTTGGTTTGTCAAAGTGCTTCGGCAACCGGACTTCGAGGATAGATCGTTGGAACGGGGAGGCGCCCATTATCACGGGTCGTCGTGTCCTCCCAGACCTCTCTTCCCCGCCATCATGATCTCGCCCCGCGGGGCGCGTTTCCTTGCCTCGGGAGTAGACGATTGTGTCGTTTCATCTCTTTGGGATAGGTGAGTCTTCCCGGCTACTTTCCACTTCCGTTCTGGAGGCGGAGGTGTGCCGGGAGTGACTCTGGCGGGCGGCTCTTTCTCGGCTTTCGGGAGAAGGGGAGTAGGTGGGGTCGGTAGTTCTTTGGTTATGTTCCTGATCGGCTAGTTATTGCTCCAAGTTCTGCACCCTATGGCGCAGTTCTTGCATTATCCTGGCGCTGTCGCAACCAGTTCCTCCGAAGGGACGCGTCTCTCGTGTCCTCGCATGTGGTTCAGTACGTTGCCGGCAGGATCTCCGTTGCCTTCCTGGTGAGGCGACAGAGGCTACCTCTTCCGCGTCGGCTGTTTGGGCATGGTCTCCTGGACCCAGCACTATGTCCATTTAGGCTTTTCCCCACAAATGGTGCCAATGTGCAGTTAGTCAGGTACCGGACAGTTTGGATAGTGATTTGAGTTGGTGGGATGTGCCTGTTTCAGTGACGATGCTGGAGGTGATCCAACCGAGCAACCGAGGTCTTGTTGTGGAGAGATGGTGGatgtcacctgcaaagacactccgacgttCAAGTCAGACAGTGTGCAAGCGAAAAGTGGGTAGGTGGTATGtatgacgtaccttgggggaaggACAGGTCCTTCCCCATTTATACCGTGTCATAGGTGGACCCTCCAAGGACAGGCCGACTTTCCTCGAAGCTTCCTCACAGCTATAGCGGAGAGCTGTCgaggacgcgtgtccgggtcgtGTAGCAAGCGGTACGTGCCCGACCGTTCGGGTCGGGTTATCATGGGGTCAGGTCGACCCGCGAGTGTttgggccaggccgtaacaatacctaaaaattaaaatacaaatataagaTTCATACATGTCAAAAagcttgaaataaaaaaaagttaatgttTGATCACTACAAATTTAAcatcataataaataaattacatcattaaatataaagagtctttaattcttatttttttatcactcttcacatcatcatcattaaaggTTTGAAGGTCAAGATTCAAAcctaaaaattacaaaagatagaaattaataaattaattagtattatgtaaaaaattaacataaatgaATATTAAGTAACATATCACTTTTACTCCCTTAGACTATCCACAACCAACTTTAGCCACACATCAAAGATTCAATTATGCTTTCTTTGAACTTTCTATGATGAGGAGAAATTACACAACGACTTGAACTAAAAGCAGATGCAGAAACAACAGTGGACATCAGAATAGCGTATATATCTTTGGCTATTTTTACAAGAACTTTAAATTTCATCTGATTGTTCATCCACGCTTTAAAACATTCACACAAGAatcctggtgcacgaaattgtgatctcaatggcgccaacaacttgtacgcacaattgtaatctcaactctttttcacaactttgcacaactaaccagcaagtgcactaggtcgtccaagtaataaaccttacgtgagtaagggtcgatcccacggagattgtcggcttgaagcaagctatggtcatcttgtaaatctcagtcaggcggattcaaatggttatggaattttaataattaaaatataaataaaacgtaaaataaagatagagatacttatgtaagtcattggtgggaatttcagataagcgtatggaaatgcgttgttccttctgaatctctgctttcctactgccttcatccaatccttcatactcctttctatggcaagctgtatgttgggtgtcaccgttgtcaatggctacttcccgtcctctcagtgaaaatggtcctctacggtttcccgcatggttaatcagctgttggttctcgatcgtgaaggaataggatttactatccttttgcatctgtcaccacgccctacagtcacgagtttgaagctcgtcacagtcatcccatcccagatcctactcgaaataccacagacaaggtttagactttctgaatcttaagaatgctgccaatggattctagcctataccacgaagattctaatctcagattcagatgccccattgtcagaggggagtcgatgtgaatcgttgattagaaacccaagagatatacattcaagcttgtctttatgtagaacggaagtggttgtcaatcatgcgttcataagtgagaatggtgatgagtgccacataatcatcacattcatcatgttcttgtgtgcgaatgaatatcttagaataagaataagcatgaatggaatagaagaacaatagtactttgcattaatactcgaggaacagcagagctccacaccttaatctatggtgtgtagaaactccaccgttgaaaatacataagtgaaaatagggtAGGCATGGTCGAacggccagcccccataaatgtctaagatagcataaaactgatcaaagatccctagtacaatagtaaaaagttctatttatactaaactaattactaggattacagaaataagtaaatgatgcagaaattcacttccgagcctacttggtgtgtgcttgggctgagcattgaagctttcatgtgtagaggtcttccttggtgttaaacgctagtttgtaacttgtttctggcgtttgactctagcttgcaacttgtttctggcatttaacgccagaatagggcagaaagctggcgttaaatgccagtttgcgtcctgttaactcgagcaaagtatgaactattatatattgctggaaagccctggatgtctactttccaacgcaatttagagcgcgccatttgagtTTCTGTAGctcaaaaaattctattttgagtgcagggaggtcagaatccaacagcatcagcagtcctttgtcagcctctgaatcagatatttgctcaggtccctcaatttcagccagaaaatacctgaggtcacagaaaaatacaaaaactcatagtaaagtccagaaatatgacttttgcttaaaaaaaaataaaaatatactaaaaactaactaaatcatactaaaaactatttaaaaacaatgccaaaaagcgtataaattatccgctcatcaaatccCTTGTCATTTGGAGAATGAATTTTCTTCTCAAGATAATGATCAAACTCAACATTCACACATGAACCTCttgtcatttttcttcttttaagatACACCATATGATCGTCATCCCCAAATAGGATTACATTTTCACTTTTATCAACTTCTTTTGTACCAACATGTGACAAATCAGAACTCATCTTTTGATTGTATTCATTAACCAATTCATTACAAAACTGATGAATTCTTTCAACTTGCTTGGAACATTCTATTGGATCTGggtatattttttcaaattgaaaCTCAACCCCAACTATCTTGTACTTAGGATCTAAAACAACAGCAATACCCATAATGCCGTGAATTTCATCCTAATACTTCTCAAATTTCTTATTCATACTAGATGCCATATTTTAGCAATTAATGGATTCCGAGAAAGTAAAGattggaaataaaaaatttagaacaaaaaatagttgagtaacatcataaaacaacttCAATCTATCACATATTTTTTTTGGCAAGTTTCCACTCCTCATTACGTGGCACAATTTTATATCAGGGTTCCTTCTGCCTTAACCTAGGAAACACAACTTGACAATTGGATTTTCTATCGTtaaagaattcacaaataagttcgcgttgtaagtatagtttctaaaccaacgaagaatcctttcgtacaaaagttttgtttgtcacttaagaaaacccaataaaaataaataaccgaagtattcaaatctcgggtcatcttctcaaggaattgcaggggagtatgatttattattggttatggaaaaagatatattttattttgggtttttgaaataagaaacaagtaatttaaatgacaagaaaaataaattaataattaagaaaactcttggcaaggtatgaaaattagaagtcctatcctagttatccttatcaattgttatgagaattgctcgttgctcccacttagtcaacctcaaactatgaaggtaattcaagtggataaatcaatatgaatcctcaagtcttagtcaattcccaaagaaa encodes the following:
- the LOC107465330 gene encoding uncharacterized protein LOC107465330 — protein: MGASPFQRSILEVRLPKHFDKPTDMRYDGTQDPLEHLTAFEARMNLEGVGDEVRCHAFPVTLAGPAIRWFNGLPQGSIYEYSDISRAFLAQFTTRIAKVKYPINLLGVSQRPGEPTRKYLDRFNDECLEIDGLTNSVASLCLTNGLLNEDFQKHLTTKPVWAMHEIQTVAKEYINNEEFSQVMAANKQ